From a region of the Paenibacillus sp. R14(2021) genome:
- a CDS encoding DEAD/DEAH box helicase, whose protein sequence is MRGYTGTETVLLDGFWKEGEGIVLAAGHAAGLTLRLRRLLFAWHKASWYGAEIEESSNERLKRTEMVLPPAIAMDYLFSPEPVTLLQVEWTERLQRLSELAKLLRQALMNGWYAPDWSRWQSESRAWRLDVPQREAEALEAWRALVPQLEAQGDIHAAQGWLSGIVEELIATRPAAGDAWRSAASATGEGALLTKAADEDDWLVAIGLKQDHVPFRIAIQLLEPNEGHGWQLRPAVQDRTDGGRWLTLEPVLEAGQAELLRFQLPADVPVEWLPHFASRMMKEEMKWAAALPEWTPEGAEADGEAGPGQGLVTTDLTDGQAWEFLEHASVKLLAAGCSVLLPAWWEAARSRKMRLKAKVKSSVGSAEQSMFGLQQIVDFDWKLAVGNVDMSEAEFMKLASENKRLMHIGGEWVHLDPGDMERLRKWLKKNGGKKGFTMRDVFEMHLRGETELVPESELGEALTAEVELNEHLAGWIGKLNESADLPLIEKPAAFQGELRHYQLQGVSWLAFLRRFGLGACLADDMGLGKTIQFTAYLQHVMETGGLGPSLLICPTSVIGNWEKELERFAPGLRVLVHYGPRRAHGDAFQTAVSEVDLVITSYTLAPIDENEMTSVSWDVVCLDEAQNIKNYYTKQSSAIRSFPANHRIALTGTPMENRLTELWSLYDFTNPGYLGSLNEFRKAVVLPIEKERDEERIAELQRWVKPFMLRRLKKDPAIQLSLPEKNEMNTYLSLTVEQGAIYENIVSELMNGLEKAGGLQRRGLILSTLTKLKQVCDHPSLLLKEDRDFLPSAWDPERSNKVLRLLEMVEEIAAEGERCLIFTQYVEMGATLKRLLEERIGVPTPYLYGAVPKADRDAMIASFQDEAEQRCAFVLSLKAGGTGLNLTAANHVIHFDRWWNPAVENQATDRAFRIGQRRNVQVHKYVTLGTLEERIDDMISRKQLLNDQVVSGSENWITELSTDELRELFSLRKHRLKG, encoded by the coding sequence ATGAGAGGATACACAGGCACAGAGACGGTTCTGTTAGACGGGTTTTGGAAGGAAGGCGAAGGGATCGTGCTTGCGGCAGGGCATGCCGCCGGCTTAACGCTTCGGCTGCGCCGGCTGCTGTTCGCTTGGCATAAAGCATCCTGGTACGGCGCGGAAATCGAAGAATCGAGCAATGAACGGCTGAAACGGACGGAAATGGTGCTTCCGCCGGCAATCGCGATGGATTACCTTTTCTCGCCCGAGCCTGTAACGCTGCTGCAGGTGGAGTGGACGGAGCGGCTGCAGCGGCTGTCTGAGCTTGCGAAGCTGCTTCGACAGGCGCTTATGAACGGCTGGTATGCGCCGGATTGGTCGCGCTGGCAGTCGGAGTCGCGCGCATGGCGGCTGGATGTGCCGCAGCGCGAGGCGGAAGCGCTGGAAGCTTGGCGGGCGCTCGTTCCGCAGCTTGAGGCGCAGGGCGATATTCATGCGGCGCAAGGCTGGCTCAGCGGCATCGTGGAAGAGCTGATCGCGACCCGGCCAGCGGCTGGAGACGCCTGGCGCAGCGCGGCCTCCGCGACCGGTGAAGGCGCCCTGCTGACGAAAGCGGCGGATGAAGACGACTGGCTCGTCGCCATCGGCCTGAAGCAGGATCATGTGCCGTTTCGGATTGCCATTCAACTGCTCGAGCCGAACGAAGGGCATGGCTGGCAGCTGCGTCCTGCGGTGCAGGACCGCACGGATGGAGGCCGCTGGCTGACGCTTGAGCCTGTATTGGAAGCCGGGCAAGCTGAGCTTCTCCGGTTCCAGCTTCCTGCCGATGTGCCGGTGGAATGGCTGCCGCATTTCGCAAGCCGAATGATGAAGGAAGAAATGAAATGGGCAGCTGCTTTGCCGGAATGGACGCCAGAAGGCGCGGAGGCTGACGGCGAAGCTGGTCCGGGCCAGGGACTGGTCACGACAGACTTGACCGACGGTCAGGCGTGGGAGTTCCTGGAGCACGCGAGCGTCAAGCTGCTAGCGGCAGGCTGCTCCGTGCTGCTTCCTGCATGGTGGGAAGCGGCGCGCAGCCGCAAGATGCGCCTGAAGGCGAAGGTGAAATCGTCGGTCGGCTCTGCCGAGCAGTCGATGTTCGGGCTGCAGCAGATCGTCGATTTCGATTGGAAGCTCGCGGTCGGCAATGTCGACATGAGCGAAGCCGAATTCATGAAGCTGGCCTCCGAGAATAAGCGGCTGATGCATATCGGCGGCGAATGGGTGCATCTAGACCCGGGCGACATGGAGCGGCTGCGCAAATGGCTGAAGAAGAACGGCGGCAAAAAAGGCTTTACGATGCGGGATGTGTTCGAGATGCATCTGCGCGGAGAGACGGAGCTGGTGCCGGAGAGCGAGCTCGGCGAAGCGCTGACCGCGGAGGTGGAGCTGAACGAGCATTTGGCTGGTTGGATCGGCAAGCTGAACGAGTCTGCGGATCTGCCGCTCATCGAGAAGCCGGCGGCTTTCCAAGGCGAGCTGCGGCATTATCAGCTGCAAGGCGTGTCGTGGCTTGCCTTCCTGCGTCGCTTCGGGCTAGGGGCTTGCCTAGCCGACGACATGGGGCTTGGCAAAACAATTCAGTTCACCGCCTACCTGCAGCATGTCATGGAAACCGGCGGGCTCGGGCCGTCGCTGCTGATCTGCCCGACATCCGTGATCGGCAACTGGGAGAAGGAATTGGAGCGATTCGCCCCTGGGCTGCGGGTACTCGTTCATTACGGGCCGCGGCGCGCGCATGGCGATGCCTTCCAGACCGCAGTCTCGGAGGTCGATCTGGTCATCACCTCGTACACGCTCGCGCCGATCGACGAGAACGAGATGACATCCGTATCATGGGACGTGGTCTGCCTAGACGAAGCGCAGAACATCAAAAATTATTACACGAAGCAGTCCTCCGCCATTCGAAGCTTCCCGGCGAATCATCGCATCGCCTTGACAGGAACACCGATGGAGAATCGGCTCACGGAGCTGTGGTCGCTGTATGATTTTACGAATCCGGGCTATCTCGGCAGCTTGAATGAATTCCGCAAGGCGGTTGTACTTCCGATCGAGAAGGAGCGCGACGAGGAGCGGATCGCGGAGCTGCAGCGGTGGGTGAAGCCGTTCATGCTGCGGCGCCTCAAGAAGGATCCTGCCATTCAGCTGTCGCTGCCGGAGAAGAACGAGATGAACACCTACTTATCGCTCACGGTGGAGCAGGGCGCGATCTACGAGAACATCGTTTCCGAGCTGATGAACGGCCTTGAGAAGGCGGGAGGCTTGCAGCGGCGCGGTTTGATTCTCTCAACGCTGACGAAGCTGAAGCAGGTTTGCGATCATCCCAGCCTGCTCTTGAAGGAGGATCGTGATTTCCTGCCTAGTGCATGGGATCCTGAGCGTTCTAACAAGGTGCTGCGGCTTCTGGAAATGGTCGAGGAGATTGCAGCCGAAGGCGAGCGCTGCTTGATCTTCACTCAGTACGTGGAGATGGGCGCGACGCTCAAGCGGCTGCTGGAAGAGCGAATCGGCGTGCCGACGCCGTATCTCTACGGCGCGGTGCCAAAGGCGGATCGCGATGCGATGATTGCTTCCTTCCAGGACGAGGCGGAGCAGCGCTGCGCGTTCGTGCTCTCGCTCAAGGCAGGCGGAACGGGGCTTAACCTGACGGCAGCGAACCATGTCATTCACTTCGACCG
- a CDS encoding SWIM zinc finger domain-containing protein → MSTFFRLDDGRLQALEAALASSIPLDVLERGFDYYRREKVLSIQVMESSSIYGVVKGTAIYAVTLDSDDFGYSTCTCPAKGYCKHMAAVFYAYYAYAGLSPDEVHNRLLYGDVLALAESPAKRGVEKNAASTDGAGPRPGQWLLEMEAKHGETWRLCGHSLHPLQSVLTAVKAISKSWSEGMRRLHWMHGIIFVLEQAERAYSNTDSFKRYYSEMAFTRMTEPWLNQYYELAGEIAPAALTQEERAGLNSLIAVFHDREMDRELQLHRWEMLYFSLWSSLIEDERLREQEEAYLTEQLHQAGSKAHIGFFMPMALAYLAFADGRDGEAIELLSRTAFNRTALLACDCALQRLEDRNWSKLEDWIGYLFSGLSVERKSKAFGPFLTMCRLADRQQPDNPRWQTYLVSFLPYSYASLTEHWLDIQQYTKWADLQLLFGIEPDDIDVQLMREISKAAPQVLYPIYHQAIDGAIRSRNRQGYRQAVKLMKRLEKLYKAEKQSEAWSRFVDGIVRKHQRLRALQEELWRGKIIT, encoded by the coding sequence ATGAGCACATTTTTTCGGCTGGATGACGGGCGGCTGCAAGCATTGGAAGCTGCACTAGCAAGCAGCATTCCGCTGGATGTGCTGGAACGAGGCTTTGATTATTACCGCCGCGAGAAAGTACTCTCTATCCAGGTTATGGAAAGCTCATCGATATACGGCGTTGTCAAGGGGACAGCGATCTATGCGGTGACGCTGGACAGCGATGATTTTGGCTACAGCACCTGTACATGTCCTGCCAAGGGATATTGCAAGCATATGGCAGCCGTATTCTATGCGTATTACGCCTATGCCGGCTTAAGCCCGGATGAAGTGCACAATCGTCTGCTTTACGGCGATGTGCTCGCCTTGGCGGAGAGCCCGGCTAAGCGAGGTGTCGAGAAGAACGCGGCGTCGACTGACGGTGCGGGACCGCGCCCCGGGCAATGGCTGCTCGAGATGGAAGCCAAGCACGGCGAAACCTGGCGGTTGTGCGGACATTCGCTGCATCCGCTGCAGTCGGTGTTGACGGCCGTGAAGGCAATCTCTAAATCATGGAGCGAAGGCATGCGGCGTCTGCACTGGATGCATGGCATTATCTTCGTGCTAGAACAGGCAGAGCGTGCTTATTCGAATACGGATAGCTTCAAGCGCTATTATAGCGAGATGGCGTTCACGCGAATGACGGAGCCGTGGCTGAATCAATATTACGAGCTTGCCGGGGAGATCGCGCCAGCAGCGCTGACGCAGGAGGAGCGGGCTGGCCTGAACAGCTTGATTGCCGTCTTCCATGATCGGGAGATGGATCGCGAGCTTCAGCTGCACCGCTGGGAGATGCTGTATTTCTCCCTCTGGTCGTCATTGATCGAAGATGAGCGGCTAAGAGAGCAGGAAGAGGCTTATCTGACGGAGCAGCTCCATCAGGCCGGCAGCAAAGCGCATATCGGGTTTTTCATGCCGATGGCGCTCGCTTATTTGGCATTCGCGGATGGTCGCGACGGCGAAGCGATTGAACTGCTTAGCAGAACCGCGTTTAACCGGACGGCGCTGCTTGCCTGCGACTGCGCGCTGCAGCGGTTGGAAGATCGCAATTGGAGCAAGCTGGAGGATTGGATTGGCTATTTATTCAGCGGGCTCTCCGTAGAGCGCAAATCCAAGGCATTCGGGCCGTTCTTGACGATGTGCCGGCTCGCGGACCGGCAGCAGCCGGACAATCCGCGCTGGCAAACATACTTAGTCTCGTTCCTTCCGTATTCCTATGCTTCGCTCACGGAGCATTGGCTGGATATCCAGCAATATACGAAATGGGCGGATCTCCAGCTGCTCTTCGGCATTGAGCCGGATGATATCGATGTACAGCTCATGCGCGAAATCAGCAAGGCCGCGCCGCAAGTGCTCTATCCGATCTATCATCAGGCGATCGACGGCGCGATCCGCTCTCGCAACCGGCAAGGGTACCGGCAGGCGGTGAAGTTGATGAAACGGCTCGAGAAGCTGTATAAGGCGGAGAAGCAAAGCGAAGCGTGGAGCCGGTTCGTGGACGGAATCGTTCGGAAGCATCAACGGCTGCGCGCCCTGCAGGAAGAGCTGTGGAGGGGAAAAATCATCACATGA
- a CDS encoding UDP-glucose/GDP-mannose dehydrogenase family protein yields the protein MKILVIGTGYVGATTAMVFAETGWQVTGLDIDANKIEQLKKGNLHFHEPGLEELIAKHVQSRRMLFTTDKKAAIAAHDVIFICVGTPSRPDGSADLSYIKQAAEDIGRLMTTYKLVVTKSTVPVGTQEQITSWIAGAQQEAYPFDVASNPEFLREGKAVEDALHPDRIVIGANSRRAAEQLQALYRGFACPFVVTKPRTAELIKYASNAFLAAKISYMNELAKLCDELAVNVKEVAAGMGLDHRIGANFLHAGLGYGGSCFPKDVSALVNTAHKNNVELHILEQVMEVNRTQFAYLLGKARARLGSFTNKSIAVLGLAFKPDTDDIREAPALRVMEQLLLEGAQVRLYDPIAALPKGAAYSAVHVCTSVEEALSSAEAVLLCTEWTEFAQTDWGHMKNILDQPNFFDGRNLLDARLMRDMGYFYQGIGNDE from the coding sequence ATGAAGATTTTAGTCATCGGTACAGGCTATGTCGGGGCAACGACCGCTATGGTTTTTGCCGAAACAGGATGGCAGGTAACCGGACTTGATATCGATGCCAACAAGATCGAGCAGCTGAAGAAAGGGAACCTGCATTTTCACGAGCCCGGCCTTGAAGAGCTGATCGCCAAACATGTGCAGAGCCGCAGAATGCTGTTCACGACGGATAAGAAAGCGGCCATTGCGGCGCATGACGTCATATTTATTTGCGTTGGGACACCGTCGCGGCCGGATGGAAGCGCAGATCTAAGTTATATCAAGCAGGCGGCTGAGGATATCGGCAGACTGATGACGACGTATAAGCTCGTCGTTACGAAGAGCACCGTTCCGGTGGGCACGCAAGAGCAGATTACGTCTTGGATCGCAGGCGCGCAGCAGGAGGCGTATCCGTTCGATGTCGCGTCCAACCCTGAGTTTCTGCGGGAAGGCAAGGCGGTCGAGGACGCCCTGCATCCCGATCGGATCGTAATCGGGGCAAACAGCCGCCGGGCAGCGGAACAGCTTCAGGCGCTCTACCGCGGATTCGCGTGTCCGTTCGTCGTCACGAAGCCAAGAACGGCGGAGCTGATCAAATATGCATCCAACGCTTTCCTGGCTGCGAAGATTTCCTATATGAACGAGCTTGCCAAGCTCTGCGACGAGCTTGCCGTCAATGTTAAGGAAGTTGCCGCAGGCATGGGTCTCGATCATCGGATCGGCGCGAACTTTCTCCATGCCGGTCTTGGCTACGGGGGATCCTGTTTTCCAAAAGACGTATCGGCGCTTGTAAATACCGCTCACAAAAATAATGTGGAGCTTCATATATTGGAACAAGTCATGGAAGTTAACCGCACGCAGTTCGCTTATTTGCTGGGCAAAGCGCGGGCGCGTCTCGGAAGCTTCACGAACAAGTCCATCGCGGTTCTGGGGCTTGCCTTCAAGCCGGATACGGACGACATCAGGGAAGCGCCGGCGTTACGCGTGATGGAGCAGCTGCTGCTCGAAGGCGCACAAGTTCGTTTGTACGATCCGATTGCTGCACTGCCGAAGGGAGCGGCGTACAGCGCCGTTCATGTCTGCACCAGCGTGGAAGAAGCATTAAGCAGCGCAGAAGCCGTACTGCTGTGTACGGAATGGACTGAATTCGCGCAGACGGATTGGGGTCATATGAAGAATATCCTTGACCAGCCTAATTTCTTTGACGGACGAAATTTGCTGGATGCCCGCCTTATGCGGGACATGGGGTATTTCTATCAAGGAATCGGCAACGATGAGTAA
- a CDS encoding sugar phosphate nucleotidyltransferase, protein MKGLILCAGKGSRLYPFTRNRPKTLIPVANTPLLQLSIVKLLEQGIREVGIVIHPSQESDIRSHFGEGEALGVAITYIYQHEPKGIADAVKQAQAFIAEEAFLLLLGDNLISAPLTALKRDIELGGVQASLLLAEVAAPKDYGIAEIRESRIVGLEEKPAIPKSKLAVLGAYAFTPEIFHAVHRIRPSKRGEYEITDAIQCLIDHGHVVTYHVTDQLNLDVGTMDRWLQANERLLGEEAQGNRIHESVVLENCTITQPVAIDKNSVLKNCHIGPYVSIGAEAKLMNCRIADSIVLNGVHLENLPSPLRNVIIGSHSIIAGVFTHGEVKDV, encoded by the coding sequence TTGAAGGGATTAATACTCTGTGCAGGGAAAGGAAGCCGATTATATCCATTTACGCGCAATCGGCCGAAAACGCTAATTCCTGTTGCAAACACGCCCTTGCTGCAGCTATCGATCGTCAAATTATTGGAGCAGGGAATCCGTGAGGTCGGCATTGTCATCCATCCTTCCCAGGAGTCCGATATTCGGTCGCATTTCGGTGAGGGAGAAGCGCTTGGCGTCGCGATCACGTACATCTATCAGCATGAACCGAAGGGGATTGCCGATGCCGTGAAGCAAGCGCAGGCTTTTATTGCAGAAGAAGCATTTCTATTGCTGCTTGGCGATAATTTGATATCCGCGCCTTTGACGGCATTGAAGCGGGATATCGAGCTTGGCGGTGTACAAGCATCATTGCTGCTCGCGGAGGTCGCGGCTCCGAAGGATTACGGCATCGCGGAAATACGGGAATCTCGCATTGTCGGCTTGGAAGAGAAGCCGGCGATTCCGAAGTCCAAGCTGGCGGTCTTAGGCGCCTATGCGTTCACGCCGGAAATCTTTCATGCGGTTCATCGCATCCGGCCATCCAAGCGGGGCGAGTACGAAATTACCGATGCGATTCAGTGTTTGATTGATCATGGGCATGTCGTGACGTACCATGTCACCGATCAGCTGAACTTGGACGTCGGCACGATGGATCGCTGGCTGCAGGCTAACGAGCGGCTGCTGGGCGAAGAAGCGCAGGGGAACCGGATTCACGAATCGGTGGTGCTGGAGAATTGCACCATTACCCAGCCAGTTGCAATTGACAAGAACAGCGTATTGAAGAATTGCCATATCGGCCCTTACGTGTCCATCGGCGCGGAGGCCAAGCTGATGAATTGCCGGATTGCGGACAGCATCGTTCTGAATGGCGTTCATCTAGAGAATCTGCCATCTCCGCTTAGAAATGTGATTATTGGCAGTCATTCCATTATTGCCGGCGTGTTTACTCATGGAGAGGTGAAGGATGTATGA
- a CDS encoding glycosyltransferase family 4 protein yields MKIVQISTNTITVPPKKYGGTQRDVHYLTEELVKRGHEVILFAKKGSTCKATQLFEYESNDRSKQLDFIIKNMPDDVDIIHDHYGIVAKTNPPIPTIHQSHSKTIRSGAVQIPVYVSKFILRKYGKKRGYAVYNGIRLEDYTFSKTKKNYLLFLGRLIKEKGVHVAIQVAKKTGKKLIIAGTMNDKSYYRAKIKPHLGKKIRYVGAVGGQRKRELLANASCVLFTSVWDEPFGLVLVESLASGTPVLGFRKSGVAEVLKGLPQLTCSNTNNMIAKVRSRKRFPSAHKCRRYVRNRFTDIIMTNEFLKLYNKILRKNLYKIKKNSVWNNRKAQLESKSSLNGDEQFS; encoded by the coding sequence TTGAAAATTGTTCAGATATCAACTAATACGATCACTGTCCCGCCGAAGAAATACGGGGGCACACAGCGAGACGTTCATTATTTGACGGAGGAATTGGTAAAGCGCGGCCATGAGGTTATCCTATTCGCGAAGAAAGGATCAACCTGCAAGGCGACCCAGCTGTTCGAATATGAATCTAACGACCGCTCGAAGCAGCTTGATTTCATCATCAAGAACATGCCGGACGACGTGGACATCATCCATGACCATTACGGCATCGTCGCCAAGACCAATCCGCCCATCCCCACGATCCATCAATCCCATTCCAAAACCATCCGCAGCGGAGCCGTGCAAATTCCGGTCTACGTAAGCAAGTTCATTCTGCGCAAATACGGCAAAAAACGGGGCTACGCCGTCTACAACGGCATCCGCCTCGAAGACTACACGTTCAGCAAAACCAAGAAAAACTATCTCTTGTTCCTCGGCCGGCTAATCAAGGAGAAGGGCGTTCATGTCGCGATCCAGGTGGCCAAGAAAACAGGGAAGAAGCTCATTATCGCAGGCACGATGAACGACAAATCGTACTATCGGGCCAAAATCAAACCGCATCTCGGCAAAAAAATTCGCTACGTCGGCGCCGTCGGCGGACAGCGCAAGCGCGAGCTGCTAGCCAATGCCAGCTGCGTGCTGTTCACGTCGGTCTGGGATGAACCGTTCGGACTCGTCCTGGTCGAGTCGCTGGCAAGCGGCACTCCGGTGCTCGGCTTTCGCAAAAGCGGTGTAGCCGAGGTGCTCAAGGGCTTGCCCCAGCTGACGTGCAGCAATACGAACAACATGATCGCGAAGGTCAGGTCGCGCAAACGATTTCCGAGTGCGCACAAATGCCGGCGATATGTCAGAAACCGTTTCACGGATATCATTATGACCAATGAGTTTCTAAAGCTCTACAACAAGATCCTGAGAAAAAACTTGTACAAAATCAAAAAAAATTCCGTTTGGAATAATCGAAAGGCACAGCTAGAGTCCAAGTCCTCTTTGAATGGAGATGAGCAATTCTCATGA
- a CDS encoding glycosyltransferase — translation MITVIACTMRPAYIDNVFDNYDRQLWKDKQMIIVLNNDKMDIEQYQLRAAQYPENEVRVFQLPQRYRLGKCMNFAIAQAANGIIAKFDDDDYYGPKYLREAGRAIKRGRAAIVGKHTSYIYFTSKRTLMIFRRGKEWKYQRSIKGGTLVFRRSVWNRVKFSEFRRAGSDSSWVGRCVRRGYRVLSLSKRHYVCIRRKNSSSHTQRKSTRLYMSHCKFVRRTNNFKRYVK, via the coding sequence ATGATTACCGTTATTGCATGTACGATGAGACCCGCATATATCGACAATGTCTTCGATAACTATGACCGGCAGCTGTGGAAGGATAAACAGATGATCATCGTTCTGAACAATGACAAAATGGATATCGAGCAGTACCAGCTGCGGGCGGCCCAATATCCGGAGAACGAAGTCAGAGTGTTCCAGCTGCCACAGCGGTATAGGCTGGGCAAATGCATGAACTTTGCCATCGCTCAAGCCGCGAACGGCATCATTGCCAAGTTCGATGACGACGATTATTATGGACCTAAATATTTGCGGGAAGCCGGCCGGGCCATCAAACGCGGCAGAGCTGCTATAGTCGGCAAACATACCTCCTATATTTACTTTACATCGAAAAGAACGCTGATGATCTTTCGCCGCGGTAAAGAATGGAAATATCAGCGCAGCATTAAAGGAGGCACGCTGGTCTTTCGGCGGTCGGTTTGGAACCGGGTCAAATTTTCGGAATTCAGGCGTGCCGGGTCGGATTCCAGCTGGGTGGGAAGATGCGTTCGGAGAGGATATCGCGTCCTTTCCTTATCCAAGAGGCATTATGTTTGCATCCGCAGAAAGAACTCAAGCAGCCATACACAAAGAAAGAGCACGCGGCTCTATATGTCCCACTGCAAATTTGTTCGCAGAACAAATAATTTCAAACGTTATGTAAAATAA
- a CDS encoding nucleotide sugar dehydrogenase has product MVAFSQDTEKARTVGIIGLGYVGLPLAMNFIAKGYRVVGIDTDPRKLESLRAGRSHVQDVSDQELGSCLAEGILMITGHYADAAKAGTIIICVPTPLAPDHTPDLGFLLDACRRLSAHLQPGQLVIVESSTYPGTTTEQVQPLLEGEDRKAGRDFYLAYSPERIDPGNRSISFHQIAKIVSGVTEACLERVQSIYRSVFETVIPVSSTAAAETMKLLENTYRFINISFINEMAMLCDHLGLNAWEIIAAAASKPYGFSAFYPGPGVGGHCIPVDPFYLQWKAAQSGQTSRFIEIAQHINDGMPAYLVEEIRKHLPEGKSLRDARIVVYGVTYKQNIADVRESTAIAIIEALREQGADVGYSDPYLAKIRLTDGSELERAELTAESLEVADCLVILTHHSSLPIRLIADHASFVYDTRNAITALRPGAKLVTLGNGARPVQ; this is encoded by the coding sequence ATGGTAGCGTTTAGCCAGGATACGGAGAAGGCGCGGACAGTTGGCATCATTGGTCTTGGTTACGTTGGATTGCCGCTTGCCATGAATTTCATTGCGAAGGGGTACCGCGTTGTCGGCATCGATACTGACCCGCGCAAGCTTGAATCGCTTCGTGCCGGGAGAAGTCATGTTCAGGACGTTTCCGATCAGGAGCTCGGCAGCTGCTTGGCGGAAGGAATACTGATGATCACCGGACATTATGCCGATGCAGCCAAGGCGGGGACGATCATTATTTGCGTGCCGACGCCGCTCGCGCCGGACCATACGCCGGATTTGGGCTTTCTGCTCGACGCCTGCCGTCGCCTATCCGCTCATTTGCAGCCCGGTCAGCTTGTGATTGTCGAGAGTTCGACCTACCCGGGGACGACCACGGAACAGGTGCAGCCGCTGCTGGAGGGGGAAGACAGGAAGGCCGGCCGCGATTTCTATCTGGCGTATTCCCCTGAGCGCATTGATCCCGGCAACCGAAGCATTAGCTTCCATCAGATCGCGAAAATCGTCAGCGGCGTAACGGAAGCCTGCTTGGAGCGGGTTCAGTCGATCTATCGGAGCGTGTTCGAGACCGTGATCCCGGTGTCTTCGACGGCAGCCGCAGAGACAATGAAGCTGCTCGAGAATACGTATCGCTTCATTAACATCTCGTTCATCAATGAAATGGCGATGCTTTGCGATCATCTTGGCTTAAACGCATGGGAAATCATTGCCGCTGCCGCGAGCAAGCCCTACGGCTTCAGCGCCTTCTACCCCGGTCCCGGCGTAGGCGGGCACTGCATTCCTGTGGATCCGTTCTACCTCCAGTGGAAAGCTGCCCAGTCGGGCCAAACGAGCCGCTTCATCGAGATCGCCCAGCACATTAATGATGGCATGCCTGCTTATTTGGTGGAAGAGATTCGGAAGCATCTGCCCGAAGGGAAATCCCTCCGAGACGCACGAATTGTCGTGTACGGCGTGACGTATAAGCAGAATATCGCCGACGTCCGGGAGTCAACCGCGATCGCGATTATCGAAGCGCTCAGGGAGCAAGGCGCCGATGTCGGCTATTCCGATCCGTATCTTGCGAAAATCCGGCTGACGGACGGGAGCGAACTGGAGCGTGCCGAGCTTACGGCGGAATCGCTGGAGGTCGCGGATTGCCTGGTGATCCTTACGCATCACAGCTCCCTGCCGATCCGGCTGATCGCCGATCACGCTTCCTTTGTCTACGACACGCGCAATGCCATCACCGCGCTGCGGCCCGGCGCGAAGCTGGTTACGCTAGGGAACGGAGCGCGCCCGGTGCAGTGA
- a CDS encoding glycosyltransferase family A protein → MILNSGTGVSIITATIRKNRMFDIFQNYQRQQWAAKELIVIVNDNSIDLAPYQALAAQYDHVRIFRVDESKNLGACLNYGVARARYGCIAKFDDDDYYSPCYLDEAMLLFTKTNADIIGKRSCYFFFPHRSVLLLRKTTVKPYGRCNRIAGATIMFRKRVFKKVAFNTKLPFGTDARFVQTSMRKGFKVYTSSSYNFAAYRRANRKSHTWKVSEQQLLASKGATIIFTPDFKTHVDRTLEQLPLPARLKTAPAKAVSNIYPGHSKTVFPPSR, encoded by the coding sequence ATGATACTCAATTCGGGCACAGGCGTTTCCATCATTACCGCAACGATCCGTAAGAATCGTATGTTCGATATTTTCCAAAACTATCAGCGCCAGCAGTGGGCGGCCAAAGAACTAATCGTGATCGTGAACGACAACAGCATCGATCTGGCTCCCTATCAAGCGCTCGCGGCGCAGTATGATCATGTTCGCATCTTCCGCGTGGATGAAAGCAAGAATCTCGGTGCTTGCCTCAATTACGGTGTTGCCCGCGCGCGCTATGGCTGCATTGCTAAATTCGATGACGACGACTATTACTCGCCCTGCTACCTTGATGAAGCCATGCTCCTCTTCACCAAGACGAACGCGGACATCATCGGCAAACGCTCCTGCTACTTCTTCTTCCCGCACCGCTCGGTCCTGCTGCTGCGCAAGACGACCGTAAAACCCTATGGACGCTGCAACCGCATTGCCGGCGCAACCATTATGTTCCGCAAGCGCGTCTTCAAGAAGGTCGCCTTCAACACGAAGCTTCCGTTCGGAACCGATGCTCGGTTCGTTCAAACCAGCATGCGCAAAGGGTTCAAGGTCTACACAAGCTCCTCCTATAACTTCGCCGCTTACCGCCGCGCGAACCGAAAGTCGCATACGTGGAAAGTATCCGAGCAGCAGCTGCTCGCGTCGAAAGGCGCCACGATCATTTTCACGCCGGATTTCAAAACGCATGTGGACCGGACCTTGGAGCAGCTGCCTCTCCCTGCCCGCCTAAAGACTGCACCAGCGAAAGCAGTGAGTAACATTTACCCCGGACACAGCAAGACCGTTTTCCCTCCATCCCGCTGA